From the genome of Geminicoccaceae bacterium:
GAGGCCTGTCCGCCGCGGGCGTAGACCTTGAGCGCGCCCAGCATGGTCTCGTCCCACACCAGCGGGCTGTTGCAGTTGAGGATGGACACCATGACGGCATTGTCGCGCACGAAGTCCTCGCCCATGACGATGCCCGCCATGTTGATGGCGTCCTGCGCCCGCTCCGGTGCCGTGACGGGGCCCATGAACGGCTTGTCGCTGTGGCGGATGGCCGAGGCGGTGATGTGCAGGTGGCGGCGGGAGACCGGCGAATCGGTGGGCTCGCAGGTGACGGCACCGGTGTTGTGCAGGGCCGGCGCCATGTGCGCCAGCTTGTGGAAGACCGCGAGGTCGTCGAGGGTACCGTAGCGCCGCTGGTTGTCGGACATCCGCACGAACGGCGAGCCGTAGGTCGGGCCGAAGGTCATGCTGTCGCCGCCGACGAGCGTGCTGCGCTCGGGATTGCGGGCATTCATGGTGAAGCTGGAGGGGGCCTTCGCGGCGAGGTCCATGAGCAGCTCGCGGGGGATGTGCACCCGCTCGCCCTGCACGTCCGCCCCGGCCTCGCGCCAGATGGCCAGGCTTTCCTCGTCGCGGAAATCGATGCCGATCTCCTCAAGGATGCGCAGCGATGCATCATGGATCATCTCCAGGCCCTCGCTGTTGAGGACCTCATAGACCGGAATCCGGCGCACCAGCGCCGGCAGCGACCGGATTGCACTGCTGGTGCGAACCGCACGCCGGGCGCTGCGCCCGCCTCGACGACCTTCAGCCGACATCGCTCTACTCCCTCGCCGCCTGACATGACCGATATGCCGATCACCTGACTTAGGCAGAAGCGCGCGTCCGCTCGCGAGCGTGGACGACGCCTTTTGTCGCTTTTCGACAAAGCATCGGCTTGCAAGGCTCCGGCAATGCGTCGATGCTGCAGGCCGCACGCGCGCGAGACCGCGGTTCCGTGGCCGCGCGGCGCCATTCATTTTGGGGAGGAACATGGAGCCATGGCAGGCCTGGCCGATATCTACGAGATCCATCATCCGTCATTCCGCCACCTGATCAACGGCAACGCCCGCCTGCACCAGTTGTGGACGGGCGCCGCATGGGCCGAGGGGCCGGTCTACTTCCGTGATGGCGACTTCCTGCTCTTCAGCGACATTCCCAACAATCGCATCATGCGCTTCGTTCCTGACGCCTATGCCCTCACCGGCACGACGAGTGTCTTCCGGGCACCGGCCGGCAACACCAACGGCCATACGCGCGACATGCAGGGCCGGCTGATCTCGTGCAGCCACGGTGACCGCTGCGTGACCCGTACCGGGCATGACGGCAGGATCGCCGTCATCGCCGACAGCTACGAGGGCAAGCGGCTGAACTCGCCCAACGACGTCGTCGTGAAATCCGACGGCACGATCTGGTTCACCGATCCGTCCTATGGCATCCTCTCCAACCTCGAGGGCTGGAAGGCCGAGCCCGAATATGGCGGCTGCTACGTCTTCCGCATCGATCCGGACGGAACGCTGACCGCAGTGGCCACCGACTTCGTCAAGCCCAATGGCCTCGCCTTCTCGCCCGACGAGAGCAGGCTCTACATCGCCGACACCGGCGCCAGCCACATGGAGAACGGCCCGAAGCACATCCGCGTGTTCGATGTTGCCGGCGACAACACGCTCTCGGGCGGCGACGTGCTGATGACCTGCGACAACGGCATGTTCGACGGCTTCCGCATCGATACCGACGGCCGGATCTGGTCGAGTGCCGCCGACGGCGTCCATTGCTTCACGCCGCAAGGCGAACTGCTGGGCAGGATCCTCGTTCCCGAGGTCGTCGCCAATGTCTGCTTCGGCGGCGTGAAGAGGAACCGCCTCTACATCTGCGGCACGACCTCGCTCTACGCCGTGCTGACCTGCGTCGAGGGCGCCCAGATCCCCTGAGTGGCGGGCACGGCGGGAAAAAATGTCGTCGCGGAAGGCGGCGTTCACGATTTGTTAAGACTTTCCATGCGAGCATGAGGGAACGTCCTCACCTCAAGAGGAGACACCCTCATGCCTTGTCTTCGCGAAAACGGAAATCCGCTTCGCCCCCGACTCATGACATCCGTTGCGGCCCTGGCCCTGGCCGGAGTGATCGTCGCCCTGCCCCTGTCCCTGTCCGATCCGCTCACGGGCGATCTGTCCGTCAGGGCATGGGCCGACGATGACGGCGGCGACGACCACGACGGTGGCGGCAGTGATGACCACGACAGTGGTGGCAGTGACGACCACGGCGACGACGATCACGATAGCGGTGACAGCGGCAGCGACGACCATGACGGCGGCGGCAGCGACGACCATGATGGCGGTTTCGACGACGGGAATGACGATCGCGGCAGCCATGATGACGGGAATGACGATGATTACGATGGCGGCGGGGACTACGATGATGACCATGGCGGAAACGATCGCCAGGATGACATGAACGAGGCCGCCGGCTTCGACAATGATGCACACGAGACCGGCGACGATGGTCAGGCTGACGACGGCGTCGAGGCCGGCCAGAGCGGGAGCGGATCGACGGAGTCCGGCATCGTTGGCAGCGACGACCTCATGCTCGGCGATGGGACTGTCGAGCTTGACGCGCAGGACGAGGCTTCGGCCCTGCAGGGTGGCTGGTAATGGGTCGCCGGACCTGCCCGGCCCTCGCGCTGGCGGCAGCCATCCTCGCGACGGCCGGATGCAGTGGCGACACGCCGCGGATGGCGGCCACGGTGTCCGGCGCGATGGACACGGCGGTGCTCGCAACCCTGCCGCAGCCAGCCAGCGGTGATCGGCTGGTCTTCACGACGGGACAGCCCGCCGAGGTCGTGTCTTCCGATGCCCGTTCGGTTCATTGGAAAGTCGGCTCGACCACCGCCATGACCAGGCCGCGCAATCCGTTCCTTCCCTATACGGAATTCGAGAACACGAAGGTACGCATCGTCTCGCAGGTAGACGCTCCACCGGATGCCCTGTTTCCACTTGAAGTCGGCAAGACCGCATCATTCACCGAAACGCGGCAGATCACCTACAAGTCCGGCGCACCCGCCCGGACGCAGCAAAGACGTTGGAATTGCAGCGTCGATGACGAAGAGATGGTCAAGGTCCGTGCCGGACGCTTCGATACCTTCAGGGTCCGGTGCGAGAATCCCTCGAACCGCGCATTCTTCAGGACGCTTGTGGCGCATGAATGGAATTTCGCGCCGTCCATCAACCAGGTCGTCAGGGAGCGCTACGAGCGGTACAGGAACACACCGCGCGAACGGGAACTCGTGCGCATGGCGACAACCCGGCCGGTCGCCCGCGGCCCGGTCTTCGAAAGAACCGTGCAATCGGTGTTCGAGACCCGCGCTTCCGGCACACCGGTGGCCTGGTCCGACCCGGTCAGCGGCCAGAACGGCGAGATCGAGATCCGCCGGACGTTCAGACTGGCCGATGGCACCTATTGCAGGGATGCGGATATCGCCCTGCACACGGCGGGAAAGCCGATCGATCAGGCATTTCGCGCCTGTCGCGACGAGAAGGGACTGTGGGTGCCACGACTGCATTGAGACAGGTGGAATCAGAGCTGGCCCGCGAGCCACAGGACCACGACGTAGCGTGCGACCTTGCCGATGGTGACGAGGATGAGGAACGGCAGGAACGGAGTGCGCAGCATTCCCGCCGCTACCGTGAGCGGATCGCCGATGACCGGCACCCAGGCGAACAGCAGGCTCCACAGGCCATGCCGCCGGAAGGTGGCTTGGGCGCGTTCCAGCGCCTGCGGGCTGACGGGGAACAGGCGGTGATGGCGGAAGCGCTCGATGAACCGGCCCAGCAGCCAGTTGATGACGGAACCGGTAACATTGCCGCAACTGGCAACTATCAACAAGGTGATACGATCGACATCGCCGACTGCCGCCATCGTTCCGAGCACCACCTCCGAGGAGAAGGGGAGGATCGTCGCCGCGAGGAACGCCTGCAGGAAGAGCGCGGCGAGATCCATCCGGCGTCAGGTGGCGGGGGCGCCGGTGAGGTCGGCTGCCGTCGTCGGATCGCCCACGGTCACACCTTCGGGGAGAGGAGCGAAGGCGTCGAGACGATGATCGGCGGTGACCGCTTCCACCCGCCAGCGACCGTTTTCGCGCCTGAAGACCATCGGCAGGGCATTGGTATAGGCCCATGTCTGCAAGGGTGCCGCAAGGGCCGCGGCGATCACCCGCAGGACCCCGCCATGCGCTGCCACGAGGACATGGTCGTCCACGAGCCTTGCCTGCAGGCAGTCGCAGATCCGGTCGACGAAATCCTCGATGGACTCCACTCCTTCGTCGGTTGCATCCCAGTGGTCCACGCGGATGGGTTGGCCCTGCCGCGGGCCGAAGCCGCGTTCGCGCAGGGCCGGCGTCGTTTCGTGGGCGACAGGCGACCGGGCGAGGATTGGTGCGATGGTCATCCGGACCCGCCGCAGGTCGCTGGCGATCGCCCGTTTCACCGGGAACGACGCCACGACCGGTGCCGCCCGCCCGGCCTGGGCGATGCCGTCGTCGTTGAGCGGCACGTCGTTGTTGCCCTGACAGATGCGCGCCCGGTTTTCGGCCGTTTCTCCATGACGCAGAAAGTAGAATATGTTCGCGCGAGGATCGAGTTGCCGCGACAAGGCGCGGGCTTCGAGCCGTTCCATCCAGCCCATGAAAACTCCCGGTCGTTCAGGTGAAATCCGTTCCCATGAAGTAGGCGCCGCAGCCTGCCTTGTCGACCGGGACTCTCACCGCTGGCGGTACATGCAGGCATCCGCCGGCGCATCGAGTAGTTCGATGAGTTCGCCGTCGAGTTGCATGAGCGTGACCGACAATCCGGCCATTTCCAACGATGTGACATATTCCCCGACATGGGTCTTGTGCACCGCAACGCCCCGATCGGCGAGGCGCCGGTGGACCCGGCGGGCGGCGACGTATTGTTCGATGGTGGAGGTCGCTCCGAGTCCGTTGACGAGGACAGCGCAGCAATCCCCGCGGCCCAGCGGCAGCTCGCCCAGGATCCTGTCGAGCATGGCATCGACGATCGCATCGGCCGGCTCCAGCGGACCGCGGCGCACGCCCGCCTCGCCATGGATGCCCATGCCGATTTCCATGTCGTCGTCGCCGAGCTCGAAACCGGGGGTGAGGACGGCGGGAAGCGAGCACGCGCCCAGCGCCACACCCATGCTGCGCATCGCCGCCACAGCCTTGCGGGTCAGGGCCTCCACCCGGTCCAGATCGTCACCGCGACCGGCAGCGGCACCGGCGCACTTGAACAGGAAGAAGCCGCCGGCGATGCCGCGGCGGTTCCCGGGCTCGCGGGCAGAGGCGATATCGTCGATGCCGAGCACCGTGCGGACCTCGATGCCCTCACCCTGTGCCATTTCGGCAGCCATATCGAAGTTGAGACAATCTCCAGCATAGTTATTGTAGAGATATAGAACACCATTCCCACTGTGTATGGCTTGGGTGGCCAGCAGGATCGGCTCGGGCGTGGGCGACGTGAACACCTCGCCCAACGCCGCCGCATGCGCCATGCCTCGCCCGACATAGCCGGCAAACGCCGGCTCGTGCCCCGATCCACCGCCGATCAGGACGCCGACTTGTCCCTCTTTTGGAAGATGTCTCGATAGCAGGACATACTCGTTTTCGGGATGGACCATCACATGCCGAGGATAGGCCGCGCAGATGCCCTCGACCATTTCCGGCACGATCCGCGCAGGATCGTTCATGATCTTCTTGGTTTTCGAAGTCATTCATTCCTCCCCTTGCGAAAGTCATCGAAATGATGGTTCCGACAACCGGAGAACCTTGCAGGCAGTCTGCATGCTGGCGTTTGGGAAAGAATGCGGGAAGGGACATTCCCATCCGGCATGGAAGAATGTGATCCGGAGGTCAGCGCCCGAAGCTGACCAGACGACTCCAGTAGCGCTCGATCCCGGTGAGGATGCGATTGAGCTCCTTCATCTGGTCGAGGCTCGCCAGCCCCTTGATGATCTCCTCGGCGTTGCGCTCGTAGAGATCGTCGATCTTGGCCGTGAGATCGAGCCCCTTCTCCGCCAGGCGCACCCGTGTCATGCGCTTGTCATGGTTGGAACGTTCCTGAATCAGGTAGCCGTTTTCCACCAGCTTCTTGACATTGTAGGAAACGTTCGACCCAAGATAGTATCCCCGTGCGGTGAGTTCGCCGACAGTCAGCTGCTCCTCTCCGATATTGGAGAGGATCAGGGTCTGCACATTGTTGATGTCCTCGATCCCGAGACGATCAAGCTCTGCCTTGATGACGTCGAGGAACCTGCGGTGCAGACGCTCAATCAAGCGTATCGTCAGCAGATATTGATCTTTCACTGCCGCCTCATCAGCTGATTCCACAAAACTCTACCACACGTGTCGAAAGAACCGGTCCGGTCACTGCATGCCACGGATCATCCGGACAATTCCAGAAAAATCCATCCTTTCGTTCCCCTGACGCGCGAATAGTTCATACATGCGGCAAGCCTCCGCTCCGAGTGGAGCCGCCGAATCCGCCGCTTGAGCCGCTTCGCAGGCCAACTTCAGGTCCTTGAGCATCATAGCAGCCGTAAAACCAGGGCGATAGTCCCTGTTGGCTGGCGAGCTCGGGACAGGCCCCGGAACGGGGCAATAAGCGGTCATGGACCAACACTGTCCCGAAGATTGCGAACTGATCTCGAACAACTTGTCGGCAGACAGGCCCAGGTTTTCAGCCAGAACGAACGCTTCGCTCACAGCGATCATGGAAATGCCGAGAATCATGTTGTTGCAGATCTTGGCCGCCTGGCCGTTGCCCTCTGCTCCGGCATGGATCACCGCCTTGCCCATGACGTCGAGAATGTCGCGGGCACGGGCAAAGGCCTCGTCCGATCCGCCGACCATGAAGGTCAGCGTCCCGGCTTCGGCACCGCCGACACCGCCCGAGACCGGTGCATCCAGGATCGGCAGCCCGCGCTCGGACGCACGCGCGGCGACATCGCGAGCCGTCTCGACATCGATGGTCGAGCAATCGATCAGCTGGGGCTTTCCGGTGACACGGTCAAGGATACCGTCCGTGCCGAGATAGACGGCGCGAACGTGCTGCCCCGCCGGCAGCATGGTGATGACGAATTCGGCATTCTCCACCGCCGCGCCGATGCCGGACGCAGCCTCGATGCCTCCCACGGTCGCCCGCTCCATGCTGTCGGCCGACATGTCGAAGCCGCGGACCGCGTGCCCGGCCCTGGCGAGGTTGACCGCCATCGGCAAGCCCATGTTACCCAACCCGATGAACGCGACCCTGCTCATGCCATGTTCCCTGATCGTTGATTGTCGTACCGAGATAACATTACCGATTATTGTGACAGATTTACAACTTCCAGTCGAATGTCAACCGGTCACCCTGCCACGGTTCGAAGAAGCGCCCGACGGCCTCGTCCGTTACCTCGTCGAGGCTTGAAAGCTGCCAATTCGGATTCTTGTCCTTGTCGATGATCAGCGCCCGCACACCCTCGTGAAAATCCCCGTGCGTCATCACGTGGCGGACAAGGCGATATTCCAGACGCAGACATTCGGCAAAGTCGAGTTCGCGACCCAGCCGCATCTCGCGAAAGGCTATTCCCACAGAAATTGGAGACTTTCCCTTTAAGGTAGTCAGCTCCTTTCTGGCAAATTCCTCGTCGCTGGAACGCATTCGTGCCACGACCCGGCCAAGGTCGTCGCCGGCATACAGGCGGTCGATCGCCTCGCGATGCCCGACGATGGCGGAGTTTCCCACCCCTTCGTCGAACCGGCCGAGCACCTCGTCGAAGGGGTTGCCACCGATGAGCGCATCGGCGAGTTCGTCGATGCGCCCCGAATCGACGTAATGCGTGCCGATGCCGATGGCACGGCAATCCCGACCGTCGAGACGCGCTCCGGTCAGGGCAAGACGGGTTCCGATCTCTCCGGGAAGACGCGGCATGAAGGCGCTGCCGCCCACATCGGGAATCATGCCGATGCCGGTTTCCGGCATGGCCAGCACGGTGTTGGCGGTCACCACCCGATAACGGCCATGTACCGATATGCCGACACCGCCGCCCATGGCGATGCCGTCCATCAGCGCGATGTAGGGCTTGGGAAAGTGCCTGATGCGCCAGTTCATCCGGTATTCGTCGCGAAAGAACGGCAACACCGCATCGGGCCCGTCGGTTGCGGCCAGTTCGGTGACCGCGCGGATATCGCCACCGGCGCAGAAGGCCCGCCCCGGTGCTGCCCGCACCAGCACGGCGCTGATATCGTCGCGTTCGCGCCATTCGACGAGCCTGGCGGACAGGGCGTTGACCATGGGGTGGGTCAGCGCATTCAGCGCCTTCTGCCGGTCGAGGGTGACAATGCCGATGCCACCTTTTTCCTCAAAGCGGATATCGTCAGTTGTCATCGTCAGCTCTGCGCCAGCAGCTGACGGGCGATGATCATACGCATGATCTCGTTGGTTCCTTCCAGAATGCGATGAACCCGGGCATCGCGCAGATGCCGCTCGATTTCGTAGTCGCGGATATAGCCATAGCCACCGTGCAACTGCAGCGCTTCGTCGATGATCTCGAAGCACAGGTCGGTGGCGAGGCGCTTGGCCATCGCCGCCGCCTGCGTCTTGCCGGCCGCATCGCGGTCAAGCTTGAACGCCGCCTGCAGGGTGATGAGTCGCGCAGCTTCCAGCTTGGTCGCCATGTCGGCGAGCTTGAACCGGGTCACCTGGAAGTCGGCAATCGCCTGGTTGAACTGCCGCCGTTCCTTCACATGGGCGAGCGATTTCTCCAGAGCGGCACGGGCGGTCCCGAGCGAGCAGGCGGCGATGTTCACCCGGCCGCCGTCGAGCCCCGTCATCGCCAGCCGGAACCCCTCGCCTTCATCGCCGAGACGGTTGGCGACCGGCACGCGGCAGTCATCGAAATTCACCACGGCGGTGGGTTGCGAATTCCAGCCCATCTTGTGTTCCGGGGCGCCGAAGGACAGTCCTGCCCTGTCCTTTTCCACCAGAACGGCACTGATCCCGCCGGCTCCGTCGCCGCCGGTCCGGCACATCACCAGATAGAGGTCCGAATGGCCGCCCCCGGAGATGAAGGCCTTGGAACCGTTGAGAACATAGTCGTCGCCATCCGGGATCGCGCTGGTCCGCAGGCTGGCGGCATCCGACCCCGATCCGGGCTCGGTCAGGCAATAGCTGGAGAAATGCCGCATGGTCAGCAGACCGGGCAGGAAGCGCTGGCGCTGGGCTGCGCTGCCGAAGCGGTCGATCATCCATGCCACCATGTTGTGGATCGACAGATAGGCCGCCGTCGAGGTGCATCCCGCCGAAAGCTCCTCGAACAGCATCGCCGCATCCAGCCGTCCCAGTCCGCTGCCGCCATGCGCCTCGTCGACATAGATGCCGGCCAGCCCCAGAGCGGCGGCCTTGCGCAGGGTCTCGACGGGAAAGTGCCGTTCCTCGTCCCACCGGCGGGCATGGGGCGCGAGTTCGCTTCGGGCGAAGTTCCTCGCCATTTCCACAAGCGCCTCCTGATCCTCGCTTCTTTCAAAATCCATGGCCGCTCACCATTGTCGCCCGCCCGCCCGGCACATATAGATGTTTGAACGCTGTCAAGGAACCGACGAGATTCGCGATGTCCCAGCACCTGCCACCGCTCGCACGTTTTCCACAGGCCCGGCCGCGCCGCTTGCGGCGCATGCCATGGAGTCGGGCCCTGGTCGCGGAGAACAGCCTGCAACCGTCCGACCTGATCCAGCCCATGTTCGTCGTCGAGGGCAAGAGGAAACGCGAGCCCGTGGCCTCGCTGCCGGGGATAGAGCGACTGTCCATCGACCAGCTCCTGCCCGAGGCCGAGCGTTGCCTCGATCTCGGCATTCCGGCCGTGGCCCTGTTCCCGGTGACGCCGGCCGACCGCAAGTGCGAGGAAGGCAGGGAGGCGTTCAACCCCGAGAACCTCGTTTGCCGCGCATTTCGTACACTCAGGGAAAATTTCCCCGAACTGGGACTTGTGGGTGATGTGGCCCTCGATCCCTACACCAGCCACGGCCAGGACGGGCTCATCCGCAATGGCGTGATCGTCAATGATGAAACGCTCGATGTGCTGTGCCGGCAGGCCGTTTGCCAGGCCGATGCCGGGTGCGACGTGATCGCCCCGTCCGACATGATGGATGGCCGCATCGGCGCCATCCGCGCCGCACTCGACGACAGGGGACACACGCAGACGCTGATCCTTGCCTACAGCGCGAAATACGCTTCGGCATTCTACGGTCCCTTCCGCGATGCCGTCGGCTCGTCGGGCACGCTCGGCAAGGCGGACAAGAAGACCTACCAGATGGACCCGGCCAATTCGGACGAGGCGCTGCGCGAGGTCGCCCTCGACATCGCCGAGGGTGCGGACATGGTCATGATCAAGCCGGGACTTCCCTATCTCGACATCATCCGCCGCGTGAAGGATGCCTTCAGCCTGCCGACCTTCGCCTACCACGTCTCCGGCGAGTACGCGATGATCAAGGCTGCCGGCGAGAAGGGCTGGCTGGATGCCGACGCCTGCATGATGGAAAGCCTCGTGGCCTTCAAGCGCGCGGGTGCCGACGCGATCCTGACCTATGCCGCCATCGACATTGCCGGGCGGCTGTGAACCGCAGGTGCTTCAACCTTCAGTTCGAGCAGAAATCGTAGGACGGCCAGTCGAACTTCGCCCGGAGCTGGTCGGAAACCCGCTGATAGACCTTTTTGGGCATTCCGTCGACGAAATGGCCGATCGTGGTGTCGTGCTTCACCCAGCCTTTCGCCCAGAACCGGCCGAGAATCCTGAACCCTGTCGCCTTTTCGAGGCTTGAACACGGCTGGTCCAGATCGAAATCGATATTCCGGGCACGATAGGTCGTCGCCATGATCGTTCCTTCGCAAGGATCATAGGCAAGAGGCCGGATGTCGCAGACCGCCATCGCCGCACCGAAGAAGGCCTGATCGCCGATACCGTCGGCACGGCGGGCCCGGATTTCGGTGAATTCGCCCTGCTTGTCATGGTAGAGGTGGCGGGCGGTCTCGAAAACCCGCTTCGACTTCTTCGACCTGCGGAAGAAAAACGCGCCGGAGTTCATGTCGACGACATAGCCGACGCCTGCGGCCTCCATCATCCGCTTCACATCCAGGCTGGATATGAAACCGTCGGTGCGCATTTCCCCGGCCATCATGAAGTCATCTTCCGCATGCTTGCGCCAGTGACGATCCATGTCCTTCTTCAGGATGATGCAATCGGAATCCACGTAGAAGACCTCGTCATACGGCGCGATCCGGTCGATCGTGAGCTTGATGGCGGTTCCGGCGTAGTGGTCATTCGCGGGGAAGGCGACCACATCGTCAAATATATCAGAAACCCCTCCGGGGACCGTCTCGGCCCCCTTGTGCATCAGGCATATCGGCCGGCCCGGATCGTTGAGCTTGACCGACAGCGCAAGATTGACCGCCATCTCGAAAAATTTCCGCGCGCCATATGCTATGGTGACATAGCCCTGATTCTTGCAGGCATTCACATGATTACTATTCATTTCGCAAAATTCATCATGTGTAAATTTTTCCGACTCAATCGACCGAGCCATGTTGCCCCCGTTCTCAAATAATCGTCCAACTTATGATAACATTGACCATAGTAGATACTTTTCGTCCAGCAACGAATCGGAAGGGCATTGCATCATGTTACACACGATGGCATATGGCATCCGGCGCGCATCCGCCTGATGCGGAACCGACAACATTCCGGAGCGGACATCAGCATGCGGATGAAGCGACCGAAGCGGTTGCACCGCCGCCATGCCCCGCAGCCATTCCTCCCTTCGGGAAAACACTTCCTTTTCAGCAGCGACCAACTTCTCCATCATGAAAGACAGACAGGCGTTCGGGGTCGGCAGTGCCATGGCAGCCGACACCGTCGTCGATTGGAAACGGCTTCGAAACGGGGAGGAAAGCGATGGGTCTGCAACATCCGTGGAGGGGGATTTTCCCGATCGCTCCGGCGGTCTTTCATGACGATGGCACACTCGACGATGACGGCAACGCCCGTGCACTGGAGTGCATGATCGACCAGGGGGTCGACGGAATCTGCATCCTGGCCAACTACAGCGAGCAGTTTCTGCTCAGCGACGGCGAGCGCGACCGGATGCTGGAGATTTCCGCAAAGACGATTGACGGCCGGGTACCGATGATCGTCACAATCAGTCATTTCAGTACCGATGTCGCCATCGAACGGGCGAGGCGGGCAAAGGCATGCGGAGCCGAGATGCTGATGCTCATGCCCCCCTATCATGGGGCCCTGCTGCGCGCCGACGAGCAGGGAACCTTCGAGCATTTCGAGCGCATCGGCTCGGCCGTCGACCTGCCGCTGATGGTGCAGGACGCACCGCTGAGCGGAGTGAACCTGTCCGTCCCCCTGCTCGCCCGCATGGCCCGCGAAATCCCGCAAGTGAGTTATCTCAAGGTCGAGATGCCGGGTACCGCCAACAAGTTGCGGGCGCTGATCGCCGCCTGTGGCGACAGCATCGACGGGCCGTTCGATGGCGAGGAAGCCATCACCCTGATGGCCGATCTCGATGCCGGTGCCACCGGCACGATGACCAGCGCGCTGCTGCCGGACCTTATCCGCCCGATCGTGTTTCACCATCTCGATGGCCGGCGGGAGGAGGCGCGCGCACTGTATGCCCGGCTGCTGCCGCTGATCAATTTCGAGAACCGTCAATGCGGCCTGCGGGCAGCCAAGGCGGTGATGAAGGAAGGTGGCGTCATCCGCAGCGACCACGTCCGCCATCCGTCGCAGCCGCTGCCCGACGCCACCCGCAGGGAGCTGCTCGAACTCGCCGGCGAGGCCAGGCCGCTGGCGCTGCGCTGGGGCAAGTGACATCCGGGATATCCGCCGCGACATGGAACGGCGGTTCCAACATATGCAACCTTTTAATCTTAATTAAGTTGTAGAAAGCATCCGACTGTCTATGGAGTCCTTCGGGATATTGACAATGGAAGGAAACATTCCTCATGAGTTCGCTATCAGGACGCCACGCAATCGTCACCGGTTCGACCAGTGGCATCGGCCACGGCATCGCCGAAGTGCTGGCTGCGCATGGATGCGACATCACGCTCAACGGTCTGGGTGACGCGGCCGACATCGAGAAACTTCGCTCGGGAATGGCCAGCAAGCACGGTGTGAATGTTCGCTACAGCAACGCCGACATGACCAAGCCCGACCAGATCAGGGCGATGGTGGCGGACGCCGAGAAGGAAGCCGGCCACGTCGACATCCTCGTCAACAATGCCGGCATCCAGTACACGGCCCCGGTCGAGGAATTTCCCTCGGCCAAATGGGATGCGATCATCGCCATCAACCTTTCCGCCAGCTTTCATTCGATCGCCGCCGCAGTCCCGGGCATGCGCAAGCGCGGTTTCGGCCGGATCATCAACATCGCCTCGGCCCACGGCCTGGTCGCA
Proteins encoded in this window:
- a CDS encoding dihydrodipicolinate synthase family protein, whose amino-acid sequence is MGLQHPWRGIFPIAPAVFHDDGTLDDDGNARALECMIDQGVDGICILANYSEQFLLSDGERDRMLEISAKTIDGRVPMIVTISHFSTDVAIERARRAKACGAEMLMLMPPYHGALLRADEQGTFEHFERIGSAVDLPLMVQDAPLSGVNLSVPLLARMAREIPQVSYLKVEMPGTANKLRALIAACGDSIDGPFDGEEAITLMADLDAGATGTMTSALLPDLIRPIVFHHLDGRREEARALYARLLPLINFENRQCGLRAAKAVMKEGGVIRSDHVRHPSQPLPDATRRELLELAGEARPLALRWGK
- a CDS encoding 3-hydroxybutyrate dehydrogenase; its protein translation is MSSLSGRHAIVTGSTSGIGHGIAEVLAAHGCDITLNGLGDAADIEKLRSGMASKHGVNVRYSNADMTKPDQIRAMVADAEKEAGHVDILVNNAGIQYTAPVEEFPSAKWDAIIAINLSASFHSIAAAVPGMRKRGFGRIINIASAHGLVASIHKAAYVSAKHGLVGLTKVVALETARDPITCNAICPGWVLTPLVQKQIEDRAAEEGKSIEDTSNELLAEKQPSMQFVTPEQLGGFAVFLSSDSAAQLTGQALAMDGGWTAQ
- a CDS encoding acyl-CoA dehydrogenase family protein, encoding MDFERSEDQEALVEMARNFARSELAPHARRWDEERHFPVETLRKAAALGLAGIYVDEAHGGSGLGRLDAAMLFEELSAGCTSTAAYLSIHNMVAWMIDRFGSAAQRQRFLPGLLTMRHFSSYCLTEPGSGSDAASLRTSAIPDGDDYVLNGSKAFISGGGHSDLYLVMCRTGGDGAGGISAVLVEKDRAGLSFGAPEHKMGWNSQPTAVVNFDDCRVPVANRLGDEGEGFRLAMTGLDGGRVNIAACSLGTARAALEKSLAHVKERRQFNQAIADFQVTRFKLADMATKLEAARLITLQAAFKLDRDAAGKTQAAAMAKRLATDLCFEIIDEALQLHGGYGYIRDYEIERHLRDARVHRILEGTNEIMRMIIARQLLAQS
- the hemB gene encoding porphobilinogen synthase, with the translated sequence MSQHLPPLARFPQARPRRLRRMPWSRALVAENSLQPSDLIQPMFVVEGKRKREPVASLPGIERLSIDQLLPEAERCLDLGIPAVALFPVTPADRKCEEGREAFNPENLVCRAFRTLRENFPELGLVGDVALDPYTSHGQDGLIRNGVIVNDETLDVLCRQAVCQADAGCDVIAPSDMMDGRIGAIRAALDDRGHTQTLILAYSAKYASAFYGPFRDAVGSSGTLGKADKKTYQMDPANSDEALREVALDIAEGADMVMIKPGLPYLDIIRRVKDAFSLPTFAYHVSGEYAMIKAAGEKGWLDADACMMESLVAFKRAGADAILTYAAIDIAGRL